The following coding sequences lie in one Fimbriimonadaceae bacterium genomic window:
- a CDS encoding response regulator, whose amino-acid sequence MSSDPILLVEDNPDDIELTLIGFQRSRIANPVVVARDGQEALDYLFGTGEWADKDPQPLPVLIILDLNLPRIPGLDVLKELRQNERTKWVPCVILTTSVEESDLIASYSLGVNAYVQKPVTFEDFQEAAGRLGLFWLLMNVPPPTPLRLSDSKP is encoded by the coding sequence ATGAGTTCCGACCCAATACTTCTAGTTGAAGATAATCCAGACGATATCGAACTGACCCTAATCGGCTTTCAGCGGAGTCGAATCGCAAATCCAGTGGTTGTGGCACGGGATGGACAAGAGGCTCTCGACTACCTTTTTGGTACGGGCGAATGGGCCGACAAAGACCCCCAGCCTCTTCCTGTACTCATTATCCTTGATCTGAATCTCCCCAGGATCCCTGGGCTTGACGTCCTCAAAGAACTTCGGCAAAATGAGCGCACGAAGTGGGTGCCCTGCGTCATTTTGACCACATCGGTTGAAGAGTCTGACCTTATTGCCAGTTACAGCTTGGGTGTGAATGCCTACGTCCAGAAGCCGGTAACGTTTGAGGACTTTCAAGAGGCTGCTGGGAGGCTCGGACTGTTCTGGCTGTTGATGAACGTTCCGCCCCCCACCCCGCTGAGACTGTCGGACAGCAAACCCTAA